One part of the Roseomonas gilardii genome encodes these proteins:
- the thiE gene encoding thiamine phosphate synthase gives MAGSAKQASGEAPGCRLYLVTPPALEPARFAEELARALDAGDVACVQLRLKDAEDDAIRRAIDALRPVAQARDVAFLLNDRADLAAQTGCDGAHLGQEDGDHAAARALLGDGILGITCHDSRHLAMQAGEAGADYVAFGAFFPTTTKETVHKAEPELLSWWADVMEIPTVAIGGITAANCAPLVRAGADFLAVVGAVWHHPEGPAAGVRAMNAAIAAA, from the coding sequence ATGGCCGGTTCCGCGAAGCAGGCGTCCGGGGAAGCCCCCGGCTGCCGACTCTACCTGGTGACCCCGCCGGCGCTGGAACCGGCCCGCTTCGCGGAGGAGCTCGCCCGGGCGCTGGATGCCGGCGACGTCGCCTGCGTCCAGCTCCGGCTCAAGGACGCGGAGGACGACGCCATCCGCCGCGCCATCGACGCGCTGCGCCCGGTGGCGCAGGCGCGCGACGTCGCCTTCCTGTTGAACGACCGTGCCGACCTCGCCGCCCAGACCGGCTGCGACGGCGCCCATCTGGGGCAGGAGGACGGCGACCACGCCGCCGCGCGGGCGCTGCTGGGGGATGGCATCCTCGGCATCACCTGCCACGACTCCCGCCACCTCGCCATGCAGGCAGGGGAGGCCGGCGCCGACTACGTGGCCTTCGGCGCCTTCTTCCCCACCACCACCAAGGAGACCGTCCACAAGGCGGAACCCGAGCTGCTTTCCTGGTGGGCCGATGTGATGGAGATCCCCACCGTCGCCATCGGCGGCATCACCGCCGCGAACTGCGCCCCGCTGGTGCGGGCCGGGGCGGATTTCCTCGCCGTCGTGGGGGCGGTGTGGCACCACCCCGAGGGACCCGCCGCCGGTGTCCGCGCCATGAACGCGGCGATCGCCGCCGCCTGA
- a CDS encoding hemolysin family protein, with product MDIALGLFLTFLLVVASVVISLAEISFAAARETRLRVLAQEGDLRASRFLALRRDTASVVTAIQICLNAVGVLGGVVGEGLLSPPFSAALMEAGLSPATAATAGSILSFLLVTMLFVLLADLVPKRIAMQAPEKVALSVGWFPALAVQVLRPLVFVFSRLADAVLRMLGMPTTSVAELVTAEELRATLAAGVTSGALEAGEHRLIENVLALRERTAASAMTARDEIIYLDIKESPEVWQEKVRRHPYSRYPVCDGSLDRVLGLTRAEDVLAAVLNEGPGGIDPARLRRDAPVVPDTLDLWEVLSQFEAQKAGFAVVVSEYAMVVGVITYKDVLAVLVGGLADPFEESVIVQRDENSWLVDGIAPMADVVQTLGIPISPDSGPYETAGGFVMHHLRRVPRKADKMEIAGFTFEVVDVEGFRVNQLLVTRRALPREPA from the coding sequence GTGGACATCGCCCTGGGACTTTTCCTGACCTTCCTGCTGGTCGTCGCCAGCGTGGTCATCTCCCTGGCGGAAATCTCCTTCGCCGCCGCGCGCGAGACGCGCCTGCGCGTCCTGGCGCAGGAAGGCGACCTGCGCGCCAGCCGCTTCCTGGCGCTGCGGCGCGACACGGCCAGCGTCGTCACCGCCATCCAGATCTGCCTGAACGCCGTCGGCGTGCTCGGCGGCGTGGTCGGCGAGGGCCTGCTCTCCCCGCCCTTCTCCGCGGCGCTGATGGAGGCGGGCCTGAGCCCCGCCACCGCCGCCACCGCCGGCTCCATCCTCTCCTTCCTGCTGGTCACGATGCTCTTCGTGCTGCTGGCGGACCTGGTGCCCAAGCGCATCGCCATGCAGGCGCCGGAGAAGGTGGCCCTCTCGGTCGGCTGGTTCCCCGCGCTGGCGGTCCAGGTGCTGCGCCCGCTGGTCTTCGTCTTCAGCCGGCTGGCGGACGCCGTCCTGCGGATGCTGGGCATGCCCACCACCTCGGTGGCGGAGCTGGTCACCGCCGAGGAGCTCCGCGCCACCCTGGCCGCCGGCGTGACCTCCGGCGCGCTGGAGGCGGGCGAGCACCGGCTGATCGAGAACGTCCTGGCCCTGCGCGAGCGCACCGCCGCCTCCGCCATGACCGCGCGGGACGAGATCATCTACCTGGACATCAAGGAATCCCCCGAGGTCTGGCAGGAGAAGGTCCGCCGCCACCCCTATTCCCGCTACCCGGTCTGCGACGGCAGCCTGGACCGCGTGCTCGGCCTCACCCGCGCGGAGGACGTGCTGGCCGCCGTGCTGAACGAAGGCCCGGGCGGCATCGACCCGGCCCGCCTGCGCCGCGACGCCCCCGTGGTGCCGGACACGCTGGATCTCTGGGAGGTGCTGTCGCAGTTCGAGGCGCAGAAGGCCGGCTTCGCCGTGGTGGTCAGCGAATACGCCATGGTGGTCGGCGTCATCACCTACAAGGACGTGCTGGCGGTGCTGGTCGGCGGCCTCGCCGATCCCTTCGAGGAAAGCGTCATCGTCCAGCGCGACGAGAACTCCTGGCTGGTGGACGGCATCGCCCCCATGGCCGATGTGGTGCAGACCCTGGGCATCCCGATCTCGCCTGATTCCGGCCCCTACGAGACCGCCGGCGGCTTTGTCATGCACCACCTCCGCCGCGTGCCGCGCAAGGCCGACAAGATGGAGATCGCCGGCTTCACCTTCGAGGTCGTCGATGTCGAGGGCTTCCGCGTGAACCAGCTCCTCGTCACCCGCCGCGCCTTGCCGCGGGAGCCCGCCTGA
- a CDS encoding GDSL-type esterase/lipase family protein, translating into MSCFRLCLFGDSFANGTGDDTMMGWAGRVCASARRRGHDVTLYNLGIRRDTSSDVFARWQEEATRRLPPQHEGRLIFAFGANDCVIENGGPRVPLSRSLENAHAILTTARQSHPVLMLGPVPVSDPVADIGIEALTLELAKLCASLAIPFLPLRPVIRACPSWIAEVEAGDGAHPNAGGYAAIAEAVESWEAWRAWVP; encoded by the coding sequence ATGAGCTGTTTCCGCCTCTGCCTCTTCGGAGATAGTTTCGCCAACGGCACAGGTGACGATACGATGATGGGCTGGGCCGGCCGTGTCTGCGCCTCCGCGCGGCGGCGTGGCCATGACGTCACGCTTTACAATCTCGGCATCCGTCGTGACACCAGCAGCGATGTCTTCGCCCGTTGGCAGGAAGAAGCGACCCGGCGCCTGCCGCCGCAGCATGAGGGGCGCCTGATCTTCGCTTTTGGTGCCAATGACTGCGTCATCGAGAATGGCGGGCCACGCGTACCGCTGTCGCGTAGCCTGGAGAATGCCCACGCCATCCTCACCACGGCCCGCCAATCTCATCCCGTGCTGATGCTCGGCCCTGTTCCGGTCAGCGATCCCGTGGCGGATATTGGTATCGAAGCTCTCACCTTGGAGCTGGCTAAACTCTGCGCCAGCCTAGCTATTCCATTTCTGCCACTGCGCCCGGTGATAAGGGCCTGTCCTTCCTGGATCGCGGAAGTCGAGGCCGGCGACGGCGCACATCCCAATGCCGGGGGCTATGCTGCCATCGCCGAGGCTGTCGAAAGTTGGGAGGCTTGGCGCGCCTGGGTGCCGTGA
- the epmA gene encoding EF-P lysine aminoacylase EpmA — MPSSPSPLSRPDWLPERLAARLPALRRRALLLAETRAFFTGRGYTEVETPALVPVPGMEVHLQGFRSRFRPHLGPGEARDLWLRTSPELALKRLLVAGVGPVFELARVWRNGEVSPRHAPEFTMLEWYAPGLSLDGMMDEAEALLRAVLPPRVAQHGVETDLGLPFERIPVAEAFRRWCGGLDILATVGADGEGDGAALRAAARAAGLEAPEGEGWEELFFRLMLDHVEPNLGRGSASFLTHWPAPQAALARRDPADPRAALRFELFVAGIELANAFDELTDAVEQRNRFERDVAERQRLYGEEGWEVDEDFLRALEHGMPGGSGIALGFDRLAMLAAGVEEIALTRWLGRWPYG, encoded by the coding sequence ATGCCGTCTTCCCCATCCCCTCTTTCCCGGCCGGACTGGCTTCCCGAACGCCTCGCGGCCCGCCTGCCGGCGCTGCGCCGCCGTGCCCTGCTCCTGGCGGAAACCAGGGCCTTCTTCACCGGCCGGGGCTATACGGAGGTGGAGACCCCCGCGCTGGTACCGGTGCCGGGCATGGAGGTGCACCTGCAGGGCTTCCGCTCCCGCTTCCGCCCTCATCTGGGGCCGGGCGAGGCACGGGACCTCTGGCTGCGGACCTCGCCGGAACTGGCGCTCAAGCGGCTGCTGGTGGCGGGGGTGGGGCCGGTCTTCGAACTGGCGCGGGTCTGGCGGAACGGCGAGGTCTCGCCCCGCCACGCACCGGAATTCACCATGCTGGAATGGTACGCGCCGGGCCTGTCGCTGGACGGGATGATGGACGAGGCGGAGGCGCTGTTGCGCGCCGTGCTGCCGCCCCGCGTGGCCCAGCACGGGGTGGAGACGGATCTCGGCCTGCCCTTCGAGCGCATCCCCGTGGCGGAGGCCTTCCGCCGCTGGTGCGGCGGGCTGGACATCCTGGCCACGGTCGGGGCGGACGGGGAGGGGGATGGTGCGGCGCTGCGCGCGGCGGCGCGGGCGGCGGGGCTGGAGGCGCCGGAAGGCGAGGGCTGGGAGGAGCTGTTCTTCCGCCTGATGCTGGACCATGTGGAGCCGAATCTCGGGCGGGGAAGTGCGAGCTTCCTGACCCACTGGCCGGCCCCCCAGGCGGCGCTGGCCCGGCGCGACCCGGCGGACCCCCGGGCGGCGCTGCGCTTCGAGCTTTTCGTGGCGGGGATCGAGCTGGCCAATGCCTTCGACGAGCTGACCGACGCGGTGGAACAGCGGAACCGCTTCGAGCGCGACGTGGCCGAGCGGCAGCGCCTTTATGGCGAGGAAGGCTGGGAGGTGGACGAGGATTTCCTCCGCGCGCTGGAACACGGCATGCCAGGGGGAAGCGGGATCGCGCTGGGCTTCGACCGGCTGGCCATGCTGGCGGCGGGAGTGGAGGAGATCGCGCTGACGCGGTGGCTGGGGCGGTGGCCCTACGGCTAG
- a CDS encoding lysine-2,3-aminomutase-like protein translates to MPDGLSHPAMPSPARTLRSPEALAEAGLVPAAALPGLRAVSERYAISVTPAVAALIDRTDPADPIAAQYIPRAAELLVSAQELEDPTADHPHSPVKGVVHRYPDRALLKPLLACPVYCRFCFRREQVGPDGGLLSEAELDAALDYFARTPQLREAILTGGDPLMLSPRRLGTIVARLSAIPHIEIIRIHSRVPVADPARVTPALAEALNTEKALFLCVHANHAREFSPPARSALRLLARGGVALLGQSVLLRGVNDREAALEDLFRAMLASRIKPYYLHQLDRAPGTARFEVPVAEGRRLLRALRGRLTGLAWPVYALDTPGGGGKAPIGPEFATPEGADWVVERPLDGAPYRHAAAEPSPEHSLRDTPQG, encoded by the coding sequence ATGCCCGATGGCCTTTCCCACCCCGCCATGCCGAGCCCTGCCCGCACCCTCCGCAGCCCGGAGGCCCTGGCGGAAGCCGGCCTCGTGCCCGCGGCGGCCCTGCCCGGCCTGCGCGCGGTGTCGGAGCGCTATGCCATCTCCGTCACGCCCGCCGTGGCGGCGCTGATCGACCGCACCGACCCCGCCGACCCCATCGCGGCGCAGTACATCCCCCGGGCGGCGGAACTCCTCGTCTCCGCGCAGGAGCTGGAGGACCCCACCGCCGACCACCCGCATTCCCCGGTGAAGGGTGTGGTCCACCGCTATCCCGACCGTGCCCTGCTGAAGCCGCTCCTGGCCTGCCCGGTCTATTGCCGCTTCTGCTTCCGGCGGGAACAGGTCGGCCCCGATGGCGGCCTGCTCTCGGAGGCGGAGCTCGACGCCGCGCTGGACTACTTCGCCCGCACGCCGCAACTGCGCGAGGCGATCCTGACCGGCGGCGACCCGCTGATGCTCTCGCCCCGCCGCCTGGGCACGATCGTCGCCCGCCTCTCCGCCATCCCGCATATCGAGATCATCCGCATCCATTCCCGGGTGCCGGTGGCCGACCCCGCCCGCGTCACCCCCGCGCTGGCCGAGGCGCTGAATACGGAGAAGGCCCTCTTCCTCTGCGTGCACGCCAATCATGCGCGCGAATTCTCCCCCCCGGCCCGTTCCGCCCTGCGCCTCCTGGCGCGGGGCGGGGTGGCCCTGCTCGGCCAGTCGGTGCTGCTGCGCGGGGTGAACGACAGAGAGGCCGCGCTGGAGGACCTCTTCCGCGCCATGCTCGCCAGCCGGATCAAGCCCTACTACCTGCACCAGCTCGACCGCGCCCCCGGCACCGCCCGCTTCGAGGTGCCGGTTGCCGAGGGCCGCCGACTGCTTCGCGCCCTGCGCGGCCGCCTCACCGGGCTGGCCTGGCCGGTCTATGCGCTCGACACGCCGGGCGGCGGCGGCAAGGCACCCATCGGCCCGGAATTCGCCACGCCGGAGGGCGCGGACTGGGTGGTGGAACGGCCGCTGGACGGCGCCCCCTACCGCCATGCCGCGGCGGAACCGTCGCCGGAGCATTCCCTGCGAGACACCCCGCAGGGCTGA
- a CDS encoding AAA family ATPase, with translation MKREEARVRIAVFGVSGSGKSTLARRLAAALGVPHVDLDAINWQAGWHDLNTHDLPEFRRRVARAVAGEGWVSDGNYGRVRDLVLARATHAIWLDYPRSLVMRRVLWRSLWRAVARREIWPGTGNREAFRQWLDADHPVRWAWRSYPEQQRTYAALLADPALAHLERHRLRHPDAAEALLRRLRAGNGGAAGT, from the coding sequence GTGAAGCGGGAGGAGGCAAGGGTGCGCATCGCCGTCTTCGGCGTATCGGGATCGGGCAAGTCCACCCTGGCGCGGCGCCTCGCCGCCGCGCTGGGCGTGCCGCATGTCGATCTGGACGCGATCAACTGGCAGGCGGGCTGGCACGACCTGAACACGCATGACCTGCCGGAGTTCCGGCGGCGCGTGGCGCGGGCCGTGGCGGGGGAGGGGTGGGTCAGCGACGGCAATTACGGCCGGGTGCGCGACCTCGTCCTGGCGCGCGCGACGCATGCGATCTGGCTCGACTATCCGCGCTCCCTGGTCATGCGGCGGGTCCTCTGGCGCTCCCTGTGGCGGGCGGTCGCGCGGCGGGAGATCTGGCCGGGCACCGGGAACCGGGAAGCGTTCCGGCAGTGGCTGGATGCGGATCACCCGGTCCGCTGGGCGTGGCGCAGCTATCCGGAGCAGCAGCGGACCTATGCGGCGCTGTTGGCGGACCCGGCGCTGGCGCATCTGGAAAGGCACCGGCTGCGGCACCCGGACGCGGCGGAAGCGCTGCTGCGTCGCCTCCGGGCCGGAAACGGCGGGGCGGCCGGGACGTGA
- the efp gene encoding elongation factor P, with product MAKQQANQMRPGQVIEFEGRRWSVLKINIMTPGKGAAVIQVEMRDVKSGTKKDQRWRTQDTVERLTTEDKEYTYSYADGETLILMDPETFEQHSVPKEILGDRLPFLVENMTVNVRLIEGDPVSMDLPDTVVLEVTEADPVIKNQTATSSYKPAMLANGVKTQVPPFIATGEKIVVRTEDASYVERAKG from the coding sequence ATGGCGAAGCAGCAGGCCAACCAGATGCGCCCTGGCCAGGTGATCGAATTCGAGGGCCGCCGCTGGTCCGTGCTCAAGATCAACATCATGACCCCCGGCAAGGGCGCGGCCGTGATCCAGGTCGAGATGCGCGACGTGAAGTCCGGCACCAAGAAGGACCAGCGCTGGCGCACCCAGGACACGGTCGAGCGCCTGACCACCGAGGACAAGGAGTACACCTACTCCTACGCCGATGGTGAGACCCTGATCCTCATGGACCCGGAAACCTTCGAGCAGCACAGCGTGCCCAAGGAGATCCTGGGCGACCGCCTGCCCTTCCTGGTCGAGAACATGACCGTCAACGTCCGCCTGATCGAGGGCGACCCGGTCTCCATGGACCTGCCGGACACGGTGGTGCTGGAGGTGACCGAGGCCGATCCGGTGATCAAGAACCAGACCGCGACCTCCTCCTACAAGCCCGCCATGCTCGCCAACGGCGTGAAGACCCAGGTGCCCCCCTTCATCGCCACCGGCGAGAAGATCGTGGTCCGCACCGAGGACGCCTCCTACGTGGAGCGCGCCAAGGGCTGA
- a CDS encoding inositol monophosphatase family protein — MRPSPRLSPALNVVIQAAQKAGKRLLRDFGEVENLQVSVKGPGDFVSQADLRAEESLRADLTKARPGFALLMEESGESGDKDWEWRWVVDPLDGTSNFLHGIPQWCVSVGIEKRTGENSSELMAGVIYNPAMDELFWAEKGMGAFLNDRRLRVSGRRNMQEALFATGIPFANVPKRAEFSATLARLMPQVAGVRRFGAAALDLAWVAAGRYEGFWELGLKPWDCAAGIVLVKEAGGYVTDPDGNDPWPHGNIVAGNPNLHGPLREAVAEGIARVAASRSTAG, encoded by the coding sequence ATGCGCCCGAGCCCCCGACTCTCCCCCGCGCTCAATGTCGTCATCCAGGCCGCGCAGAAGGCCGGCAAGCGCCTGCTGCGCGATTTCGGCGAGGTCGAGAACCTCCAGGTCAGCGTGAAGGGCCCCGGCGACTTCGTGTCCCAGGCCGATCTGCGCGCCGAGGAAAGCCTGCGCGCCGACCTCACCAAGGCCCGCCCCGGCTTCGCCCTCCTGATGGAGGAAAGCGGCGAGAGCGGCGACAAGGACTGGGAGTGGCGCTGGGTGGTGGACCCGCTGGACGGCACCAGCAACTTCCTGCACGGCATCCCGCAGTGGTGCGTCTCCGTCGGCATCGAGAAGCGCACCGGCGAGAACAGCTCCGAGCTCATGGCCGGCGTCATCTACAACCCGGCGATGGACGAGCTGTTCTGGGCCGAGAAGGGCATGGGCGCCTTCCTGAACGACCGCCGCCTCCGCGTCTCCGGCCGCCGCAACATGCAGGAAGCCCTCTTCGCCACCGGCATCCCCTTCGCCAACGTGCCGAAGCGCGCCGAATTCTCCGCCACCCTCGCCCGGCTGATGCCGCAGGTGGCCGGCGTGCGCCGATTCGGCGCCGCGGCGCTGGACCTCGCCTGGGTGGCGGCCGGCCGCTACGAGGGGTTCTGGGAACTCGGGCTGAAGCCCTGGGACTGTGCCGCCGGCATCGTCCTGGTCAAGGAAGCCGGGGGCTATGTCACCGATCCGGACGGCAACGACCCCTGGCCGCACGGCAACATCGTCGCCGGCAACCCGAACCTGCACGGCCCGCTGCGCGAGGCGGTGGCCGAGGGGATCGCCCGGGTCGCGGCCAGCCGCAGCACGGCGGGCTGA
- a CDS encoding flagellar motor protein MotA, translating into MTRPTRYLLRMVVFLAVVLAIAALLSAQLLVAFMANPVLNGVILGVLLLGIVWTFRQVLTIRREADWLEEFRSQGPGQTAQPAPSLLAPMASMLGSRRGESFSLSGPAMRSVLDGIAARLDESRELSRYMTGLLIFLGLLGTFWGLIQTIGAVGEVINGMSVGSGDLNTLFNQLKSGLAQPLGGMSIAFSSSMLGLGGSLVLGFLDLTAGQAQNRFYNELEEWLASATRLSSGVLGAEGEGGSVPAYVQALLEQTAENLEGLQRIMARGEERSAHAGQALNTLTERLSVLTDQMRASQVLMQRMAEGQVALNPVLQRLGEAQGHGEASYAHLRNIELYLARLVEEVSQGRAQSTQEIRSEIKLLARTIAALAESP; encoded by the coding sequence ATGACCCGCCCCACCCGCTACCTGCTGCGGATGGTGGTCTTCCTGGCCGTGGTGCTGGCCATCGCGGCCCTGCTCTCGGCGCAGCTCCTGGTGGCCTTCATGGCCAACCCGGTGCTGAACGGGGTGATCCTCGGCGTGCTGCTGCTGGGCATCGTCTGGACCTTCCGCCAGGTGCTCACCATCCGGCGGGAGGCCGACTGGCTGGAGGAGTTCCGCAGCCAGGGCCCCGGCCAGACGGCGCAGCCCGCCCCCAGCCTGCTCGCCCCCATGGCCTCCATGCTGGGCAGCCGGCGCGGCGAGAGCTTCTCCCTCTCGGGCCCGGCGATGCGCTCGGTGCTCGACGGCATCGCCGCGCGGCTGGACGAGAGCCGCGAGCTTTCCCGCTACATGACCGGACTGCTGATCTTCCTCGGCCTGCTCGGCACCTTCTGGGGCCTGATCCAGACCATCGGCGCGGTGGGCGAGGTCATCAACGGCATGTCGGTCGGCTCCGGCGACCTGAACACGCTGTTCAACCAGCTCAAATCCGGCCTCGCCCAGCCGCTCGGCGGCATGTCGATCGCCTTCTCCTCCTCGATGCTGGGCCTCGGCGGCTCGCTGGTGCTGGGCTTCCTCGATCTCACCGCCGGACAGGCGCAGAACCGCTTCTATAACGAGCTGGAGGAATGGCTCGCCTCCGCCACCCGCCTCTCCTCCGGCGTGCTCGGCGCGGAGGGCGAGGGCGGCTCCGTGCCCGCCTATGTCCAGGCCCTGCTGGAACAGACCGCCGAGAACCTCGAAGGCCTCCAGCGCATCATGGCGCGCGGCGAGGAACGCTCCGCCCATGCCGGACAGGCGCTGAACACGCTCACCGAACGCCTCTCCGTGCTGACCGACCAGATGCGCGCCAGCCAGGTGCTGATGCAGCGCATGGCCGAGGGGCAGGTGGCGCTGAACCCGGTCCTCCAGCGGCTGGGCGAGGCGCAGGGGCATGGCGAGGCCTCCTATGCCCATCTGCGCAACATCGAGCTCTACCTCGCCCGCCTCGTCGAGGAGGTGAGCCAGGGCCGCGCGCAGTCCACCCAGGAGATCCGCAGCGAGATCAAGCTGCTCGCCCGCACCATCGCCGCCCTGGCGGAATCGCCCTGA
- a CDS encoding peptidoglycan -binding protein, producing the protein MARGIRRSQREGLNAWPGYVDALSTLLMVIIFVLLVFVLAQGFLSVTLSSRDRALDRLNRQVAELADLLSLERSQTDELRASLGRAQDEARRAATARDAAQGELTGLRTERDQLHDERDTLRDARDQLAARLSDAELAARGTGERIASLESRLTEALGRAEAVGGQTAEAVRQRAEAARALGAAQAGRQQAEQSLTEAQARLAALQVQAATLADQVRALTALRDQLEKQAQDAQAKLGEEQRAHGEAVRLSESAQAQAALLARQIDDLKAQLQRLSAALDVQQKAGQEKDAQIADLGTRLNAALAAKVEELQRYRSDFFGRLREVLGDRPDVRIVGDRFVFQSEVLFPVGGADLSDSGKAQIRQIAGVLKDISGRIPPDTPWILRVDGHADRTPFRGGGRFASNWELSAARAIAVAQLLIGEGLPASRVAAAAFGDNQPIDQGDSPEALARNRRIELRLTDR; encoded by the coding sequence ATGGCGCGCGGCATCCGGCGCTCACAGCGCGAGGGGCTCAACGCCTGGCCCGGCTACGTGGACGCGCTGTCCACCCTGCTGATGGTCATCATCTTCGTGCTGCTGGTCTTCGTGCTGGCGCAGGGCTTCCTGTCCGTCACGCTCAGCTCCCGCGACCGGGCGCTGGACCGGCTGAACCGGCAGGTGGCGGAGCTGGCCGACCTGCTCTCGCTGGAACGCTCCCAGACGGACGAGCTTCGCGCCAGCCTCGGCCGCGCCCAGGACGAGGCGCGCCGCGCCGCCACCGCCCGCGACGCGGCGCAGGGCGAGCTGACCGGGCTGCGCACGGAACGCGACCAGCTCCATGACGAGCGCGACACCCTGCGCGACGCCCGCGACCAGCTCGCCGCCCGCCTCTCCGATGCCGAATTGGCCGCGCGCGGCACGGGTGAACGCATCGCCTCGCTGGAATCGCGACTGACCGAGGCGCTGGGCCGGGCCGAGGCGGTGGGCGGCCAGACCGCCGAGGCGGTGCGCCAGCGCGCCGAGGCCGCCCGCGCCCTCGGCGCCGCCCAGGCCGGACGGCAGCAGGCGGAACAGTCGCTGACAGAGGCCCAGGCCCGGCTTGCCGCCCTCCAGGTCCAGGCCGCGACGCTCGCCGACCAGGTGCGCGCCCTGACCGCGCTGCGCGACCAGTTGGAGAAGCAGGCGCAGGACGCCCAGGCGAAGCTCGGCGAGGAACAGCGCGCCCATGGCGAGGCGGTGCGCCTGTCCGAAAGCGCCCAGGCCCAGGCCGCCCTGCTGGCCCGGCAGATCGACGATCTGAAGGCGCAGCTTCAGCGCCTTTCCGCCGCGCTGGACGTGCAGCAGAAGGCCGGGCAGGAAAAGGACGCGCAGATCGCCGATCTCGGCACCCGCCTGAACGCCGCCCTCGCCGCCAAGGTCGAGGAACTCCAGCGCTACCGCAGCGACTTCTTCGGCCGGCTGCGCGAGGTGCTGGGCGACCGGCCGGATGTCCGCATCGTCGGCGACCGTTTCGTCTTCCAGTCCGAGGTGCTCTTCCCCGTGGGCGGCGCCGACCTCTCCGACAGCGGCAAGGCGCAGATCCGCCAGATCGCCGGGGTGCTCAAGGACATCTCCGGCCGCATCCCGCCCGACACGCCCTGGATCCTGCGCGTGGACGGCCATGCCGACCGCACGCCCTTCCGCGGCGGCGGCCGCTTCGCCTCGAACTGGGAACTCAGCGCCGCCCGCGCCATCGCCGTGGCGCAGCTCCTGATCGGCGAGGGCCTGCCGGCCAGCCGCGTGGCCGCCGCGGCCTTCGGCGACAACCAGCCGATCGACCAGGGCGACAGCCCCGAGGCGTTGGCCAGGAACCGGCGCATCGAGTTGCGCCTCACCGACCGCTGA
- a CDS encoding DUF1491 family protein, whose product MEARVKAGIWASMALRLGDQAGRPGMVLRKGDPDSGGILCVLHGREGMVVLSQVRDAEGRQAWMRGTGAAAVNQEAADAYVARQVKRDPDLWVLEFEAPDLLPPFEAKII is encoded by the coding sequence ATGGAAGCGCGTGTGAAAGCCGGCATCTGGGCCTCGATGGCCCTTCGCCTCGGGGATCAGGCCGGACGCCCCGGCATGGTGCTGCGGAAGGGGGACCCCGACAGCGGCGGCATCCTCTGCGTCCTGCATGGGCGGGAGGGGATGGTGGTGCTGTCCCAGGTGCGGGACGCGGAGGGAAGGCAGGCCTGGATGCGCGGCACCGGCGCGGCGGCGGTGAACCAGGAGGCCGCCGATGCCTATGTCGCCCGGCAGGTGAAGCGCGACCCCGACCTCTGGGTGCTGGAATTCGAGGCGCCGGACCTGCTGCCGCCCTTCGAGGCGAAGATCATCTGA
- a CDS encoding DUF429 domain-containing protein, with amino-acid sequence MIAAHADWSVNPAKRWFTLARRAGLGGWHATAPRPVGDPAAWAAALLAEGQAVALGLDLPLGLPRAYARQRPEPDFPAFLHGLAGQTGFWRVAESLAGVSAESPFYPARGLRGMTRLEHAQALGMDGASGLCRLCDLATAERPAGAPLFWTLGANQTGKAAISAWRDWLVPALTASAPYRLWPFEGGLHALLAPGRAVLAEVYPAECLRHLGLRLSGSKRDRAVRLRALPELREAMARLGVQPDASLAAAMADGFGTDAAGEDRFDSLLGLLGLVGVLDGARPDFVPDDPWVRRWEGWVLGQTSLPALFYPSGT; translated from the coding sequence ATGATCGCCGCCCATGCCGACTGGTCGGTGAACCCGGCCAAGCGCTGGTTCACCCTTGCCCGGCGTGCCGGGTTGGGCGGCTGGCACGCCACCGCCCCGCGCCCGGTCGGCGATCCCGCCGCCTGGGCCGCCGCCCTGCTGGCGGAAGGGCAGGCCGTGGCATTGGGCCTCGACCTGCCGCTCGGCCTGCCCCGCGCCTATGCCCGCCAGCGCCCCGAACCGGACTTCCCCGCCTTCCTGCACGGCCTCGCGGGGCAAACGGGCTTCTGGCGCGTCGCGGAGAGCCTGGCCGGGGTCTCGGCCGAGAGCCCCTTCTACCCGGCGCGTGGCCTGCGCGGCATGACCCGTCTGGAACACGCCCAGGCGCTCGGCATGGACGGCGCCTCAGGACTGTGCCGGCTCTGCGACCTCGCCACGGCGGAACGCCCCGCCGGCGCCCCGCTCTTCTGGACGCTGGGGGCGAACCAGACCGGCAAGGCGGCGATCTCCGCCTGGAGGGACTGGCTGGTCCCGGCCCTCACCGCCAGCGCGCCCTACCGCCTCTGGCCCTTCGAGGGCGGGCTGCACGCTCTCCTGGCCCCGGGCCGGGCCGTGCTGGCCGAGGTCTATCCGGCCGAATGCCTGCGCCATCTCGGCCTGCGCCTGTCCGGCAGCAAGCGCGACCGCGCCGTGCGCCTGCGGGCGCTGCCGGAACTGCGCGAGGCCATGGCCCGGCTGGGCGTCCAGCCGGATGCGTCCCTGGCGGCGGCTATGGCGGACGGCTTCGGCACCGATGCCGCCGGGGAGGACCGCTTCGACAGCCTGCTCGGCCTGCTGGGCCTCGTCGGCGTGCTGGACGGCGCGCGGCCGGACTTCGTGCCGGACGACCCCTGGGTGCGGCGGTGGGAAGGCTGGGTGCTGGGGCAGACCAGCCTCCCAGCCCTGTTCTATCCCTCGGGTACGTAG